The Cellulophaga sp. L1A9 genome window below encodes:
- a CDS encoding peptide chain release factor 3: MSFEKEIQRRRTFGIISHPDAGKTTLTEKLLLFGGAIQEAGAVKNNKIKKGATSDFMEIERQRGISVATSVLAFIYKDKKINILDTPGHKDFAEDTFRTLTAVDSVIVVIDVAKGVEEQTKKLVEVCRMRNIPIIVFINKMDREGKDAFDLLDEVEQKLGLRVTPLSFPIGMGYDFKGIYNIYEKNINLFSGDSKRNIEDVIAFDNIANPELEKTIGAKAAADLRENLELVHGVYPEFDREAYLAGDLQPVFFGSALNNFGVRELLDCFVDIAPTPRPKMAEERLVKANEKGFTGFVFKIHANMDPKHRDRLAFIKIVSGTFERNTPYLHVRHNKKLKFSSPNAFFAEKKEIVDISYPGDIVGLHDTGNFKIGDTLTEGENLHYKGIPSFSPEHFRYINNADPLKSKQLFKGIDQLMDEGVAQLFTLELNGRKVIGTVGALQYEVIQYRLEHEYGAKCTYENFPVYKACWVAPKDPKNDEFKEFKRVKQKFLAKDKRGQLVFLADSQFSLQMTQQKYPSVVLKFTSEFE, encoded by the coding sequence ATGAGTTTTGAAAAGGAAATTCAAAGAAGAAGAACATTTGGTATCATTTCGCACCCAGATGCAGGAAAAACAACACTAACCGAAAAATTATTGCTTTTTGGTGGTGCAATCCAGGAGGCTGGTGCTGTAAAAAACAACAAAATTAAAAAAGGGGCTACAAGTGATTTCATGGAAATTGAAAGACAACGTGGAATTTCTGTGGCTACTTCCGTATTAGCCTTTATATATAAGGACAAAAAAATAAATATTCTTGATACTCCTGGACATAAGGATTTTGCAGAGGACACTTTTAGAACACTAACCGCTGTAGATAGTGTTATTGTAGTTATTGATGTTGCAAAAGGGGTAGAGGAACAAACCAAAAAACTAGTAGAAGTATGTAGAATGCGTAATATTCCTATTATTGTATTCATTAATAAAATGGATCGCGAGGGTAAAGACGCTTTTGATTTACTAGACGAAGTTGAACAAAAATTAGGCTTAAGAGTTACTCCTTTAAGTTTCCCTATTGGTATGGGGTACGATTTTAAAGGAATTTATAATATTTACGAAAAGAATATTAATCTTTTCAGCGGAGATAGCAAGAGAAATATTGAAGATGTTATTGCTTTTGATAATATTGCCAATCCTGAACTTGAAAAAACCATTGGTGCTAAAGCTGCAGCTGATCTAAGAGAGAATTTAGAACTTGTACATGGTGTATATCCTGAATTTGACCGAGAGGCCTATTTGGCTGGTGACTTACAACCGGTATTCTTTGGTTCTGCTTTAAATAATTTTGGTGTTCGAGAACTATTAGACTGTTTCGTAGACATTGCCCCTACTCCAAGACCTAAAATGGCTGAAGAGCGCTTGGTAAAAGCAAATGAAAAAGGGTTTACTGGTTTTGTATTTAAGATACATGCCAATATGGACCCAAAACATAGAGATCGCCTAGCTTTCATTAAAATTGTATCTGGAACTTTTGAGAGAAACACTCCATATTTGCATGTTCGCCATAATAAAAAACTAAAATTCTCTAGTCCCAATGCCTTTTTTGCTGAAAAAAAAGAAATTGTAGACATCTCGTATCCTGGTGACATTGTTGGTCTTCATGATACTGGAAATTTTAAAATTGGTGACACTTTAACGGAAGGCGAAAATCTTCACTATAAAGGCATACCTAGTTTTTCCCCAGAACATTTTAGATATATCAATAATGCAGATCCTTTAAAATCGAAACAATTATTTAAAGGAATTGATCAATTAATGGATGAAGGTGTTGCTCAATTATTTACACTAGAATTAAATGGACGTAAGGTTATTGGAACTGTAGGCGCCCTTCAATACGAGGTCATCCAATATCGTTTAGAACATGAATATGGTGCGAAGTGCACCTATGAAAACTTTCCTGTATATAAAGCGTGTTGGGTAGCTCCTAAAGACCCTAAAAATGACGAATTCAAAGAATTTAAACGTGTAAAGCAGAAATTTTTAGCTAAAGATAAAAGAGGACAATTAGTTTTCCTTGCCGATTCTCAATTTTCATTACAGATGACGCAACAAAAATACCCAAGTGTAGTTCTAAAATTCACTTCAGAATTTGAATAG
- a CDS encoding gliding motility-associated C-terminal domain-containing protein → MDIFTLLNNYRKLQKFSYTFFLLLFVFTALSSFSGYGRGLDFAVYFVDSDGDKIPDSKDLDSDNDGILDTVEGYSAYASRDTDNDGVPDYLDIDSDNDGILDNVEAQSTDGFIPATGVDSDMNGLDDAYEHCPKQGLTPIDTDGDGVPDYLDIDSDNDGILDNVEAQNDSNYIKPCPLDANGNGLDDHYENYSGTGLTPVDTDGDKIPDYRDIDSDNDGILDNVEAQNSSSYTSYYGQDSDGNGLDDQYENTPGSGEGLTPVNTDTDTNPDFRDIDADNDGIPDNVEAQTTEDYKAPSGNDSDMDGLDDAYEGSGNEGLTPVNTDGEDTADYRDLDSDNDSVPDNNEGNDFNFDGIPDQTYTGVDTDGDGLDDGYEGSDVNDGFDVNDEINDPANDLPDTDGTEDVNYRDLDDDGDEINTPDEDADGDGDPTNDDTDGDGTPDYLDPTDGIDTDGDGVPDATDLDDDNDGILDVVEDPNTDGDNDPLTNPTDTDGDGIPNHLDIDADNDGIPDNVEAQTTEDYKAPSGNDSDMDGLDDAYEGSGNEGLTPVNTDGEDTADYIDLDSDNDSVPDNNEGNDFNFDGIPDQTYTGIDTDGDGLDDGYEGSDVNDGFDVNDEINDPANDLPDTDGTEDVNYRDLDDDGDGINTPDEDADGDGDPTNDDTDGDGTPDYLDPTDGIDTDGDGVPDVTDLDDDNDGILDTVEDANVDGDNDPLTNPTDTDGDGIPNHLDIDADNDGIPDNVEAQTTEGYIAPNEDDEATYVANDGLNSAYPDGLTPNNHDGEDTPDYIDLDSDNDSVPDNNEGNDFNFDGIPDQTFTGVDTDGDGLDDGYEGSDVNDGFDVNDEINDPANDLPDTDGTEDVNYRDLDDDGDGINTPDEDADGDGDPTNDDTDGDGTPDYLDPTDDNGTDTDGDGVPDATDLDDDNDGILDTVEDANVDGDNDPLTDPTDTDGDGIPNHLDIDADNDGIPDNVEAQTTEGYIAPNEDDEATYVANDGLNSAYPDGLTPNNHDGTDTPDYIDLDSDNDSVPDNNEGNDFNFDGIPDQTFTGVDTDGDGLDDGYEGSDVNDGFDVNDEINDPANDLPDTDGTEDVNYRDLDDDGDGINTPDEDADGDGDPTNDDTDGDGTPDYLDPTDGIDTDGDGVPDATDLDDDNDGILDTVEDANVDGDNDPLTDPTDTDGDGIPNHLDIDADNDGIPDNVEAQTTEGYIAPNEDDEATYVANDGLNSAYPDGLTPNNHDGEDTPDYIDLDSDNDSVPDNNEGNDFNFDGIPDQTFTGVDTDGDGLDDGYEGSDVNDGFDVNDEINDPANDLPDTDGTEDVNYRDLDDDGDGINTPDEDADGDGDPTNDDTDGDGTPDYLDPTDGIDTDGDGVPDATDLDDDNDGILDTVEDANVDGDNDPLTDPTDTDGDGIPNHLDIDADNDGIPDNVEAQTTEGYIAPNEDDEATYAANDGLNSAYPDGLTPNNHDGTDTPDYIDLDSDNDSVPDNNEGNDFNFDGIPDQTYTGVDTDGDGLDDGYEESEVNDGFDVNDEINDPANDLPDTDGTEDVNYRDLDDDGDGINTPDEDADGDGDPTNDDTDGDGTPDYLDPTDGIDTDGDGVPDATDLDDDNDGILDTVEDANVDGDNDPLTDPTDTDGDGIPNHLDIDADNDGIPDNVEAQTTDGYIAPNEDDEATYVANDGLNSAYPDGLTPNNHDGEDTPDYIDLDSDNDSVPDNNEGNDFNFDGIPDQTFTGVDTDGDGLDDGYEGSDVNDGFDVNDEINDPANDLPDTDGTEDVNYRDLDDDGDGINTPDEDADGDGDPTNDDTDGDGTPDYLDPTDGIDTDGDGVPDATDLDDDNDGILDTVEDANVDGDNDPLTDPTDTDGDSIPNHLDIDADNDGIPDNVEAQTTEGYIAPNEDDEATYAANDGLNSAYPDGLTPNNHDGEDTPDYIDLDSDNDSVPDNNEGNDFNFDGIPDQTFTGVDTDGDGLDDGYEGSDVNDGFDVNDEINDPANDLPDTDGTEDVNYRDLDDDGDGINTPDEDADGDGDPTNDDTDGDGTPDYLDPINDTPGIDTDGDGVPDSVDLDDDNDGILDTVEDENIDGDNDPLTNPTDTDGDGIPNHLDIDADDDGIPDNVEAQTTEGYIAPNEDDEATYAANDGLNSAYPDGLTPNNHDGEDTPDYIDLDSDNDLVPDFNEGNDFNFDGIPDQTYTGIDTDGDGLDDGYEGSDVNDGFDVNDEINDPANDLPDTDGTEDVNYRDLDDDGDGINTPDEDANGDGDPTNDDTDGDGTPDYLDPTDDTPENEKIEVNQMVTPNGDGKNDFLFIRNVDSAFNNSLKIFNRWGIAVYEGEGYNNQNNVFDGRSRGRSTVSKDEYLPSGVYFYIFEYQDINNKGVTDSGYIYVSK, encoded by the coding sequence ATGGATATTTTTACTTTACTAAATAATTATAGGAAACTACAGAAATTTTCCTATACGTTTTTTCTTTTACTTTTTGTATTTACGGCCCTATCTTCTTTTAGTGGTTATGGTAGAGGATTAGACTTCGCTGTTTACTTTGTAGACTCAGACGGAGATAAAATTCCCGATTCAAAAGATTTAGACTCTGATAATGATGGTATACTTGATACTGTTGAAGGCTACAGTGCTTATGCTTCAAGAGATACGGATAACGATGGCGTTCCAGATTATTTAGATATAGATTCTGATAATGACGGAATCTTAGATAATGTAGAAGCACAGTCTACCGATGGCTTTATTCCAGCAACTGGCGTAGATAGCGATATGAATGGTCTTGATGATGCGTATGAGCATTGCCCTAAACAAGGTTTAACTCCAATTGATACCGATGGTGATGGTGTTCCAGATTATTTAGATATTGATTCTGATAATGATGGCATCTTAGATAATGTGGAAGCACAAAATGATTCCAATTATATCAAACCATGTCCTTTAGATGCAAACGGTAATGGTTTAGATGATCATTATGAAAATTATTCAGGTACAGGTTTAACTCCAGTTGACACAGATGGTGATAAAATTCCGGATTATAGAGACATAGATTCTGATAACGATGGTATTCTTGATAATGTAGAAGCTCAAAATTCCTCGAGTTATACTTCTTATTATGGGCAAGATTCTGATGGAAACGGATTGGATGATCAGTACGAAAACACTCCTGGTTCGGGTGAAGGTCTAACTCCGGTTAATACGGACACAGATACTAATCCTGATTTTAGAGATATTGATGCTGATAATGATGGTATTCCAGATAACGTAGAAGCACAAACAACAGAAGATTATAAAGCACCAAGTGGAAACGATTCAGATATGGATGGTTTGGATGATGCTTATGAAGGTAGTGGGAATGAAGGATTAACTCCAGTAAATACAGATGGAGAAGATACTGCTGATTACAGAGACTTAGATTCAGATAACGATTCAGTTCCAGATAACAACGAAGGAAACGATTTTAACTTTGATGGTATTCCAGATCAGACGTATACAGGCGTAGATACGGATGGTGATGGTTTAGATGATGGTTATGAAGGATCGGATGTAAATGATGGTTTTGATGTTAATGATGAAATCAACGATCCAGCAAATGATTTACCAGATACAGACGGTACCGAAGATGTTAACTATAGAGATTTAGATGATGACGGTGACGAAATCAACACGCCAGATGAAGATGCAGATGGTGACGGTGACCCAACCAATGATGATACTGACGGTGACGGTACTCCGGATTATTTAGATCCTACAGATGGAATAGATACCGATGGTGATGGTGTTCCAGATGCAACAGATTTAGATGATGATAACGATGGTATCTTAGATGTTGTTGAAGATCCAAATACTGATGGAGATAATGATCCATTGACAAATCCAACAGATACAGACGGTGATGGTATTCCAAATCATTTAGATATTGATGCTGATAACGACGGTATTCCAGATAACGTAGAAGCACAAACAACAGAAGATTATAAAGCACCAAGCGGAAACGATTCAGATATGGATGGTTTGGATGATGCTTATGAAGGTAGTGGGAATGAAGGATTAACTCCAGTAAATACAGACGGAGAAGATACTGCTGATTATATCGATTTAGATTCAGATAACGATTCAGTTCCAGACAACAACGAAGGAAACGACTTTAACTTTGATGGTATTCCTGATCAGACGTATACAGGAATAGATACAGACGGTGATGGTTTAGATGATGGCTATGAAGGATCAGATGTAAATGATGGTTTTGATGTTAATGATGAGATCAACGATCCAGCAAATGATTTACCAGATACAGACGGAACAGAAGATGTTAACTATAGAGATTTAGATGATGATGGTGATGGTATCAATACGCCAGATGAAGATGCAGATGGTGATGGAGACCCAACCAATGATGATACTGACGGTGATGGTACTCCTGATTATTTAGATCCTACAGATGGAATAGATACCGATGGTGATGGTGTTCCAGATGTAACAGATTTAGATGATGATAATGATGGTATCTTAGATACAGTAGAAGATGCGAATGTAGATGGAGATAATGATCCATTAACAAATCCAACAGATACAGATGGCGATGGTATTCCAAACCATTTAGATATTGATGCTGATAATGATGGTATTCCAGATAACGTAGAAGCGCAAACAACAGAAGGGTACATTGCACCTAACGAGGATGACGAAGCTACTTATGTTGCAAATGATGGATTGAATAGTGCTTATCCTGATGGGTTAACACCAAACAATCATGATGGTGAGGATACTCCAGATTATATCGATTTAGATTCAGATAACGATTCAGTTCCAGATAACAACGAAGGAAACGATTTTAACTTTGATGGTATTCCAGATCAGACATTCACCGGTGTAGATACAGACGGTGATGGTTTAGATGATGGCTATGAAGGATCAGATGTAAATGATGGTTTTGATGTTAATGATGAGATCAACGATCCAGCAAATGATTTACCAGATACAGACGGTACAGAAGATGTTAACTATAGAGATTTAGATGATGACGGTGACGGTATCAACACGCCAGATGAAGATGCAGATGGTGATGGTGACCCAACTAATGATGATACTGACGGTGATGGTACTCCTGATTATTTAGATCCTACAGATGATAATGGTACGGATACGGACGGAGATGGTGTTCCAGATGCAACAGATTTAGATGATGATAATGATGGTATCTTAGATACAGTAGAAGATGCGAATGTAGATGGAGACAATGATCCATTAACAGACCCAACGGATACAGACGGCGATGGTATTCCAAACCATTTAGATATTGATGCTGATAATGACGGTATTCCAGATAACGTAGAAGCGCAAACAACAGAAGGGTACATTGCACCTAACGAGGATGACGAAGCTACGTATGTTGCAAATGATGGATTGAATAGTGCTTACCCTGATGGGTTAACACCAAACAATCATGATGGTACGGATACTCCAGATTATATCGATTTAGATTCAGATAACGATTCAGTTCCAGATAACAACGAAGGAAACGACTTTAACTTTGATGGTATTCCAGATCAGACATTCACCGGTGTAGATACAGACGGTGATGGTTTAGATGATGGCTATGAAGGATCAGATGTAAATGATGGTTTTGATGTTAATGATGAGATTAACGATCCAGCAAATGATTTACCAGATACAGACGGTACAGAAGATGTTAACTATAGAGATTTAGATGACGATGGTGATGGTATCAACACGCCAGATGAAGATGCAGATGGTGATGGTGACCCAACTAATGATGATACTGACGGTGATGGTACTCCTGATTATTTAGATCCTACAGATGGAATAGATACCGATGGCGATGGTGTTCCAGATGCAACAGATTTAGATGATGATAATGATGGTATCTTAGATACAGTAGAAGATGCGAATGTAGATGGAGATAATGATCCATTAACAGACCCAACAGATACAGACGGCGATGGTATTCCAAACCATTTAGATATTGATGCTGATAATGACGGTATTCCAGATAACGTAGAAGCGCAAACAACAGAAGGGTACATTGCACCTAACGAGGATGACGAAGCTACTTATGTTGCAAATGATGGATTGAATAGTGCTTATCCTGATGGGTTAACACCAAACAATCATGATGGTGAGGATACTCCAGATTATATCGATTTAGATTCAGATAACGATTCAGTTCCAGATAACAACGAAGGAAACGACTTTAACTTTGATGGTATTCCAGATCAGACATTCACCGGTGTAGATACAGACGGTGATGGTTTAGATGATGGCTATGAAGGATCAGATGTAAATGATGGTTTTGATGTTAATGATGAGATCAACGATCCAGCAAATGACTTACCAGATACAGACGGTACAGAAGATGTTAACTATAGAGATTTAGATGACGATGGTGATGGTATCAACACGCCAGATGAAGATGCAGATGGCGATGGTGACCCAACTAATGATGATACTGACGGTGATGGTACTCCAGATTATTTAGATCCTACAGATGGAATAGATACCGATGGTGATGGTGTTCCAGATGCAACAGATTTAGATGATGATAATGATGGTATCCTAGATACAGTGGAAGATGCGAATGTAGATGGTGATAATGATCCATTAACAGATCCAACAGATACAGATGGCGATGGTATTCCAAATCATTTAGATATTGATGCTGATAATGATGGTATTCCAGATAACGTAGAAGCGCAAACAACAGAAGGGTACATTGCACCTAACGAGGATGACGAAGCTACTTATGCTGCAAATGATGGATTGAATAGTGCTTACCCTGATGGGTTAACACCAAACAATCATGATGGTACGGATACTCCAGATTATATCGATTTAGATTCAGATAACGATTCAGTTCCAGACAACAACGAAGGAAATGACTTTAACTTTGATGGTATTCCAGATCAGACCTACACAGGAGTAGATACAGATGGTGATGGTTTAGACGATGGCTATGAAGAATCAGAAGTAAATGATGGTTTTGATGTTAATGATGAGATTAACGATCCAGCAAATGATTTACCAGATACAGACGGTACAGAAGATGTTAACTATAGAGATTTAGATGACGATGGTGATGGTATCAACACGCCAGATGAAGATGCAGATGGTGATGGTGACCCAACTAATGATGATACTGACGGTGATGGTACTCCAGATTATTTAGATCCTACAGATGGAATAGATACCGATGGCGATGGTGTTCCAGATGCAACAGATTTAGATGATGATAATGATGGTATCTTAGATACAGTAGAAGATGCGAATGTAGATGGAGATAATGATCCATTAACAGACCCAACAGATACAGACGGCGATGGTATTCCAAACCATTTAGATATTGATGCTGATAATGACGGTATTCCAGATAACGTAGAAGCGCAAACAACAGACGGGTACATTGCACCTAACGAGGATGACGAAGCTACTTATGTTGCAAATGATGGATTGAATAGTGCTTATCCTGATGGATTAACACCAAACAATCATGATGGTGAGGATACTCCAGATTACATCGATTTAGATTCAGATAACGATTCAGTTCCAGATAATAACGAAGGAAACGACTTTAACTTTGATGGTATTCCAGATCAGACATTCACCGGTGTAGATACAGACGGTGATGGTTTAGATGATGGCTATGAAGGATCAGATGTAAATGATGGTTTTGATGTTAATGATGAGATCAACGATCCAGCAAATGATTTACCAGATACAGACGGTACAGAAGATGTTAACTATAGAGATTTAGATGATGACGGTGATGGTATCAACACGCCAGATGAAGATGCAGATGGTGACGGTGACCCAACCAATGATGATACAGACGGTGATGGTACTCCTGATTATTTAGATCCTACAGATGGAATAGATACCGATGGTGATGGTGTTCCAGATGCAACAGATTTAGATGATGATAACGATGGTATCTTAGATACAGTAGAAGATGCGAATGTAGATGGAGATAATGATCCATTAACAGACCCAACAGATACAGATGGCGATAGTATTCCAAATCATTTAGATATTGATGCTGATAATGATGGTATTCCAGATAACGTAGAAGCGCAAACAACAGAAGGGTACATTGCACCGAATGAAGATGACGAAGCTACTTATGCTGCAAATGATGGATTGAATAGTGCTTACCCTGATGGGTTAACACCAAACAATCATGATGGTGAGGATACTCCAGATTATATCGATTTAGATTCAGATAACGATTCAGTTCCAGATAACAACGAAGGAAACGATTTTAACTTTGATGGTATTCCAGATCAGACATTCACCGGTGTAGATACAGACGGTGATGGTTTAGATGATGGCTATGAAGGATCAGATGTAAATGATGGTTTTGATGTTAATGATGAGATCAACGATCCAGCAAATGATTTACCAGATACAGACGGTACAGAAGATGTTAACTATAGAGATTTAGATGATGACGGTGATGGTATCAATACGCCAGATGAAGATGCAGATGGTGATGGTGACCCAACCAATGATGATACCGACGGTGATGGTACTCCAGACTATTTAGATCCTATTAATGATACACCAGGTATCGATACTGATGGAGATGGTGTTCCTGATAGTGTAGATTTAGATGATGATAACGATGGTATCTTAGATACTGTAGAAGATGAGAATATAGATGGAGATAATGATCCATTAACAAATCCAACAGATACAGACGGCGATGGTATTCCAAATCATTTAGATATTGATGCTGATGATGATGGTATTCCAGATAATGTAGAAGCGCAAACAACAGAAGGGTACATTGCACCTAACGAGGATGACGAAGCGACTTATGCTGCAAATGATGGATTGAATAGTGCTTATCCTGATGGGTTAACACCAAACAATCATGATGGTGAGGATACTCCAGATTATATCGATTTAGATAGTGATAATGATTTAGTTCCCGATTTTAATGAAGGAAATGACTTTAACTTTGATGGTATTCCTGATCAGACGTATACAGGAATAGATACAGACGGAGATGGTTTAGATGATGGTTATGAAGGTTCAGATGTTAATGACGGATTCGATGTAAACGATGAGATCAATGATCCTGCAAATGATTTACCAGATACAGACGGTACCGAAGATGTTAACTATAGAGATTTAGATGACGATGGTGACGGAATCAATACGCCAGATGAAGATGCAAATGGTGATGGTGATCCAACCAATGATGATACAGATGGAGATGGTACTCCAGACTATTTAGATCCAACGGACGATACACCAGAGAATGAAAAGATTGAAGTGAATCAAATGGTAACTCCAAATGGTGATGGTAAGAATGATTTCTTGTTCATTAGAAATGTGGATTCAGCTTTTAATAATTCACTAAAGATCTTCAATCG